tggcaattgaaacataaaaatgaatataataatatctcacatcggtgtatacaaagagcttaatccactatataattCTCATGGgtctctcctcttatcaccaatttgttttaagatggaacacatggatttctatcagaGATGAATGATTTTATCAACGGATCACCAACGATTTGTAGGTCTTATTTAGCAACACAATTAATTTGATACTACGTTTTACTAATTATTTAACTCCATTTTacataaatataatactatttCCTTGATATTTTCAATCAGTTTAGGAGGTGTGAGATCATTGATTCCGTCATTTCTTTGGTTTTTAATTGTTTGACTTTTACTTACCatgtatgataaaaaaaaattatttaatgtcCATCATCAATTTTTGTAATATGTCTCCAGATTGCATGATTCAAATATATCTAATATATATTGTTCATCTCATATcatttgaaatttaataattatGAACATATCGTGTGGCCGGTTTGGCTTTGAATTTTGACATTTGTATCCCTCAAATTGGAAATGGCATAATTTGAtggattaaataaattttttcctACATCCCAAATCGTGTGGCCGATTTGGTTTTGTCaaaattattttagtatttGAAATTGTAAATGTCAaccatttttaaattaataaaaataatacccCTAGTATTTCATATCCCTCTGTTTATGCAGTTCTGTGTTTTATCATGCCCTAGTGGTTGACATAGTATAGGGACaaatataccaaaaataaaCAAGCCAATATATGTTATTCCGTTATCTACCGCTCAACtaatttattctaatttttcAAATTAGTTGTCAAATTCTAAAGATTGTAAGATATGTATACACTAATATAATTATACAAATGTGAATGAAATGCAATCATGCAACTATTGTAACTCCTAAACGAAGACTCGTAACATTAATATGGTTTTACCCAAGGCAATCAGGTTTTAACAATATTAAATTAACACATTTAAGTAGCTAGTTTCTACCGCATGACAACATATACCATTCATTAGTTACGCATAACatatttaaaagttaaaacaaaaAAGCAAGCTTATTTAGAATATTCGACCAATCAACATGATCAAATCTATATAACAAATAGTATTATATATAGGGATATTTAATTAGGTCAGAGTCATGGCAACGCGGCAATTAGAGTTGGTTAAAACAGTTTTTAAATATATTGTGTCGATTATCATCTTTGACTTAGTTTATTGAATTATGTATGTGTGTAAAATATGATATTGTATTAACAAGCATAGAGAAACATGAACTTAAATATCCTGATATGTAAGAGTGTAGAATTGAAATTGTGTTATATTTGCAGTTGTATGAAATTGAAGTTGAagttataataatttaatttaatttaattccaaattctttgattagtatatataattaagtatttaatataaaattgtattataattttaatttttttctttgataaatCAAAAAATTAACCAATGTACAATATAGGTGCCCCAAAGGTTGCATAGTTCTCTTTATTATTGCTTGAAGCCTTGAATCAAAATTCCTCTGAGTTGTCACATGTctatttcttcaaattcatttttcttcttcttataAACTATTTGTATGCCACATATAttatatacttcatccgtccctgaaaagtatgaactatttcctttttagtccggtcccgaaaagtatgaactttcttaTTTTGGAAACTCATTCCTCTTTATAGAGATGAGACTCAtactccactaacaatactttaaaaactttttcgttctatctctctcttatttttctaattatgcattaaaacacatgccgaaccaaatgttcatactctttggggatggagggagtatatacctTACCATTAATTGGGTAGCAAGGGCCTAAGAGTATAAATAGATCGTCAAGTTTGTGATCAAAGCAAGTTGTATATAGATACATAACATAAAACTGATATTCATTCTAGAATATGGAAGACTTTGGAGAAATTCCTCAAGGAGAGTGGGGTGGAATAATGAGTTCACATGAGGAGGCTGAGTTCATGGCACAGTTACTAGGCAACTGCTCTCTCCCAAACGACGACTCTTCTAACGCATTCATGCATTCATCAATGTCTTCATTTAGTGGCTTTGATCATCTCCCATTTTCCACTCATCTCTCTCATCATCCTCCTCTGCCTAACAACAATTTCACCACAATGGATTCCTGTACTGTGCAAAGGGAAGAAGAGTCCAAGAAACGATGTCTGATTCCTTGTCAAGTAAGTGCACCTCAATTTTGTTACTATGAGATCATACTagtatttttgtttcattaaaTTTGATGCAATGGCAGATTCCAATCAGCAACCAGAGAAGAATGAAATGCAGCAAGTGTGGAAAGGTTGACAACAGCGACGAAGATCGTAACAAAAGTGCAGCGCTTCACTTTCACAGGCAGAAGATGTCAAGATCAAGTAGCTGCTGTTTGGAAGATAAGTCAAATGAGCTGATAGGAACAACATCGTGCTCGAGCTCCAACGGAAGACGGCCCCCCAACCCGAACGCTAGAACACGTGCGAGTAGGGGTTCTGCAACCGATCCACAAAGCCTCTATGCAAGGGTAATCATAACCACGAGGCTTTTTTTACTTGTGAATTATTCACAAAGAGATAAATTGTTGtaattattgattttatttatgtGTCTAATTTTTAGGGTATGTTCAAAGTAGAAATACATTTTTGAGCTTGTGTTACTTCAAAATTCATGTTTAGATCGATATGATTGGAAAATGAAATCAACTTATAAACTTGGATTGAGAGAATATATGAAACAATATGGCTACGGACATTTAAGTGTCGGCCTTATGTTTTGGCTATATATCATATTGTAAATTTTTTgtgttatgtaattatttatcgcAAAATTCACagccacaataaaaaaaatacggAGTATTAGATATATTAGTGCATATTAGCTAACATAGAGTTTGATTGAGTCGTGcagaaaagaagagagagaatcaACGAGAGGCTCAGGATCTTGCAAACCCTCGTCCCAAATGGAACTAAAGTAagaattgaaaaatatattcttcATTTTCAAGGAAATTACTCTAAAAAGAAAAGTCTCATTATTATTGTAGGTTGACATTAGCACAATGCTAGAAGAGGCGGTTGAGTATGTGAAGTTCTTGCAACTCCAGATTAAGGTATCGTTAAAATCCTAATTCTGATATTAATTAAGGAGTTTTGTCAATTTAAAAAGAcgatttttgttttgatttctaacatttaattattttttatgcaGATGTTGAGCTCTGATGATCTATGGATGTATGCTCCGATTGCCTACAACGGCATGGACATTGGACTCGATTTCAGATCACAGTCTTCGTGAATAAATACCATACCTAGAATTTGATGAAtgagacattgtttttattatcattattacaattattatTATGTTCTTCTAATGAGATCCATGAATGAAGATAAAATTGTATAGGTTATGATTATACATTGGGATTATTTGTGTAATTAAATGTGACACattttttgtattaaattgttaCTTTATTGTAATTAAGGTTCAGTTTTTgttcttttaattattttaggtgatttatttgcattttaaataaacaattaactattttaattaatatgaaaacAATTAATCATATAATCATCTAAATaatcgtccataaaaaatattatttgccaaAGTATTGCAAGTTGTTCTCTAATAAAGAGAAGTTTCACACATAGTATTAAAATTTCACTTTCTCGTGATTTCTATCCTAAACCTAGTGCTTGATGATTATGTGCGAATAAATAATTTCATGGGCTAGTACTGCTTCcgtctttaaaaaaataaaccttttgAAACGGTGCGAATGTTAATATACAATTAgtagagtaagagagaagaattggtaaaatgagaggaaaagaaaaatgaataaaataaagaaaaaggaaggagaaAAAAGTAGTAGAAGTAGTGTGGTAGTGGATTATGATATCcactttcaaaaataaaaattttataaaatttctatttttaagaaacatACAAAATGGTTACTAtactatttttaaaatctaCAAAGGTATACTATTTAGTATTTTCTTAATCTTAAAAAATGTCCTATTTTATCAATTTGGTACGACCATCAAAACTAGACtagtttttccttttttttaaactttGTACTCCTACAACGCATTATATTGCTAATGATATGTTTGACAGTATATTTTAAAACTTGTACTCCTACAGGCTACAACGCATATGATATGTTTGACACTGGGTGTGTTTACCTGGCCATAAATGGCTAGTTACGAGGTCATTTCTTGGCTTTCTTGTTGGCTTCCATAGTACTTTGaatcattttaccatttttgtacgttagtgaagtcatttccttttttagtaaaacTCAATATATTTCTTCTCAATTACTTTAATATCTCTTACgttattctcttttcatctttctacctttttcatttcctaattTATTCTACCTTTACTCagctcacttaacacaatttttcttaaatcgcatgccgaaaagaaatgtctctacttctatgaaacggatggagtagtaaaaagaaagagaaaaaaatcgtgaaagtagtgttagtggattgtagaatacacttcctaaaatagaaagtttagaatgtttctattttaaagggacataccaaaatataaataattgctatttttaaaagacTGAGATAGTAATATTTAGTATTTTATTAATCTAAAAAATTAGACTAGTagtatgtactccctccgtcccccaaattttttcatagtttgaccggacacgggttttaagaaatgtgatggaaagtgggttgaaaagtTGGTAGTGTTGGAACATATATGCTAAAAAGCATTTTTTGagtttattataaatttgataaattgcttGTATATTATAAACTCTCCTTAtttaatgagaataataaatgttttcttcatgttgtgtattttactttaatggGCATTGaacatttttaattatatatttaattatataattaaaacacCGGAAAGTAAAATCAGTCTAAGTCTTCTACGTTGAAGGTTGGGTCATGGAACAGGTCTTCACAATAGGTGGCCCAGCTGGAACCTTGTAGAAGTAAAACatttttcacaacctagataggctttggctacctatcgcgaaaggttacAGTGTCCATCTGAAAGTCATCTTTACCTTGAAAATGACTagtgacactggtgtggtatagcattaAAAGGATCTAAAATATATAGACacgtctttattgctatctactgtAAGACAATGTCTTGGagatttaatatttcttaatctttgtaatAATATAGGACACACGTTATTTAATCATACGctgctttgacttatcaataggtgcgggtttttcgcaactaaatatttatgatatcttgggtagtagtaattaataactaGTATGGTGtcagttttattattatattgaatcgtgtgcTTTCGCGGTTTGACTatatccccaagaggtgttcgaGAGAAGTTCTATTATTCGGAAACCCGACCGGTTTGGATTTAATCCAATAATAATTAGAAAAGcaaagtatattattttaatatacatCTCGTACTAGAcaaactcttgaaaataaaatattaattaatttaaagtccatagcagactacaaattaattaatggatatagaAAGTCTTAAACACGGggaataatatattaaagaggtTAACCCGGATTGCTTGTAATCAcagattggacgggcagt
This sequence is a window from Salvia splendens isolate huo1 chromosome 5, SspV2, whole genome shotgun sequence. Protein-coding genes within it:
- the LOC121804201 gene encoding transcription factor bHLH84-like, yielding MEDFGEIPQGEWGGIMSSHEEAEFMAQLLGNCSLPNDDSSNAFMHSSMSSFSGFDHLPFSTHLSHHPPLPNNNFTTMDSCTVQREEESKKRCLIPCQIPISNQRRMKCSKCGKVDNSDEDRNKSAALHFHRQKMSRSSSCCLEDKSNELIGTTSCSSSNGRRPPNPNARTRASRGSATDPQSLYARKRRERINERLRILQTLVPNGTKVDISTMLEEAVEYVKFLQLQIKMLSSDDLWMYAPIAYNGMDIGLDFRSQSS